One window of the Penaeus vannamei isolate JL-2024 chromosome 31, ASM4276789v1, whole genome shotgun sequence genome contains the following:
- the LOC113823601 gene encoding IQ domain-containing protein E isoform X11 yields the protein MTSDIDVGGVKPLVSRTEIHCGRTGNSRTNAGKPAYKSQEEQYQEIQELRRHLGELREENSGLKTRTRRLEEDLIRRDRQIEQLMDPAKNDEARRKLTDKGASLVSSLKLRVSRLESTLKDKEAELAKLQASAKATALNELKIEAETYYQEVVRLRNQLNVAQQHQQQQQYQPQQHHQHQQQQQQHPQQQYQKVPQQSSPQHTHAQLHLQPPTPPDGKSMNVAHWSNLRGSGRESREGMHGYRDGGDGQESPTHSLRHALTQMEEENARLGQQVAALASEKAKLTADIERVLGLSDEVKSNYEGLNRAELIREIERRHEEVTRLESQHSQLTEALARRNDLAGDSGVLLQARVSELQAREVEWERERSSMRELINTLKDDRLFYKETAQKKESELDGLRQEIQTLQQEVISLHDQNRRRNERPTPPPQRSVRGTARPTVSSASRSGSSSEANTPTRRPRTSSARPPPASTRTQRSSKSSSEPREIPPQSKSRKTPTPQTTKKPTVTKPSSRQTSSTSSPSKVTPSSLQNSAGNARPSSGSRRTTVSSASSSPKASPYASPKHTSAASRANSISASKTPTPLSSPRKTAGTASPQQKPATKTSPQHKQSGLTSPSKVPTSRASSRTSTPSSSVKSSPSKVNSANRSPSKVPLPSKTSSPIKSPAKKREESASPTRSPRTVKQDTVRESSLEEDEEILAEIIFHRETDSSGEASDPSHGMVRQRTMTLSTQDDQASQGDKEDESESASERAESSSSLIRQNTVTLSKSEESEIRDSREGSEEVEEAEAEQEEERQKSEDLKSSRDVESPVVSSQDTEIIENLELLQSLLSSHLSRQREVNELLSQEPLLVGEGQPSSDSSPSVSSRRRGRSTREAPDGEESSRGSSKRSQSLVRQGTFNVSEQETTVATIHATLDAHLTR from the exons ATATTGATGTAGGAGGCGTAAAGCCCCTCGTCTCCAGGACAGAAATACACTGCGGGAGAACGGGAAACTCTCGCACGAATGCTGGAAAACCTGCATATAAATCTCAA GAAGAGCAGTACCAGGAAATACAAGAACTCCGAAGACACCTTGGAGAGCTGCGGGAAGAGAACTCTGGTCTCAAGACACGTACCCGACGTCTCGAAGAAGACTTGATCCGCAGAGACCGTCAGATAGAACAGCTGATGGATCCAGCTAAG AATGACGAGGCTAGGAGAAAGTTAACGGACAAGGGAGCCTCTCTAGTGTCCAGCTTGAAGTTGAGAGTTTCACGCCTGGAATCGACACTAAAGGATAAGGAAGCTGAGCTTGCAAAGCTTCAAGCCTCAGCCAAAGCAACGGCCTTGAATGAACTGAAGATAGAGGCTGAAACTTATTACCAGGAG GTTGTAAGACTGAGGAATCAGTTGAATGTGGCTCAACAgcatcagcagcaacagcaatatcAGCCTCAGCAACATCaccagcatcaacagcagcagcagcagcaccctCAACAGCAGTACCAAAAGGTTCCCCAGCAAAGCTCTcctcagcacacacacgcacaactgcACTTGCAGCCTCCTACACCTCCTGACGGGAAGAGCATGAATGTGGCCCACTGGTCCAACCTTCGTGGCAGTGGTCGGGAGAGCAGGGAGGGCATGCACGGCTATAGGGACGGCGGTGATGGCCAGGAGTCACCCACGCACAGTTTAAGGCACGCGCTCAcccagatggaggaagagaacgcCCGCCTTGGACAGCAGGTGGCAGCCTTGGCGTCGGAGAAGGCCAAGCTCACAGCAGACATAGAGAGGGTTCTAGGGCTTTCTGATGAAGTCAAAA GCAACTATGAGGGCCTCAACCGGGCGGAATTAATACGAGAAATCGAGCGGAGGCACGAAGAGGTGACGAGGTTGGAGTCTCAGCACAGCCAACTCACAGAAGCCCTTGCGAGGAGGAACGACCTGGCAGGGGATAGCGGTGTGCTCCTTCAG GCCAGAGTATCGGAGCTCCAAGCAAGAGaggtggaatgggagagggaacgtTCAAGTATGAGGGAACTGATCAACACTCTAAAAGATGATCGGTTGTTCTACAAGGAGACTGCGCAGAAGAAAGA GTCGGAATTGGATGGTCTTCGTCAAGAAATCCAGACTCTCCAACAGGAGGTCATTTCTCTTCATGACCAAAACCGCAGACGCAATGAGCGGCCAACGCCCCCTCCTCAAAGGTCCGTGCGGGGAACAGCTAGGCCTACAGTGTCAAGTG CTTCAAGGTCAGGGTCAAGCAGTGAGGCAAACACTCCAACACGTCGTCCTCGCACGTCAAGTGCTCGACCCCCGCCGGCAAGCACACGAACACAGAGGTCATCTAAGTCATCCAGCGAACCACGAGAAATACCTCCTCAGAGCAAAAGCCGAAAAACGCCCACTCCACAGACCACAAAGAAGCCTACTGTTACCAAACCATCTTCCAGACAGACCTCAAGTACTTCGTCTCCATCAAAGGTTACACCAAGCAGTTTGCAGAACTCTGCTGGCAATGCGAGACCTAGCAGTGGTAGCAGGAGGACAACAGTATCATCAGCAAGTTCCTCTCCCAAAGCCAGCCCTTATGCTTCACCCAAACACACTTCTGCAGCTAGCCGTGCAAACTCCATATCAGCCTCAAAGACTCCCACCCCACTGAGTTCACCTCGCAAGACTGCAGGAACTGCATCACCTCAGCAGAAACCTGCGACCAAAACATCCCCTCAGCACAAGCAGTCAGGATTGACCTCACCCTCGAAAGTGCCCACCTCACGTGCCTCCTCTAGAACAAGTACCCCATCCTCCTCGGTCAAATCCTCCCCCTCCAAAGTAAACTCTGCTAATCGCTCACCCTCAAAAGTCCCCCTACCCAGCAAAACCAGCAGCCCAATCAAATCACCagcgaaaaagagggaagaaagtgcAAGTCCGACAAGAAGCCCAAGAACAGTGAAACAGGACACTGTCAGAGAATCCTCTTTG gaggaagatgaggaaatcCTGGCAGAGATCATTTTCCACCGGGAGACTGACAGCAGCGGAGAGGCCTCTGATCCCTCCCACGGCATGGTACGACAACGAACAATGACCCTTAGCACCCAGGATGACCAAGCTTCTCAGGGTGACAAGGAAGACGAATCAGAATCAGCATCTGAACGCGCAGAGAGTAGCAGCTCCCTCATCAGGCAAAACACAGTTACCCTTAGCAAGTCAGAGGAGAGTGAGATTAGAGATTCAAGAGAAGGTAGCGAGGAAGTAGAGGAAGCGGAAGccgagcaggaggaagaaaggcagaaaagcGAAGACCTTAAGAGTTCAAGAGATGTAGAGAGTCCAGTTGTATCATCACAGGATACAGAG ATTATCGAGAACCTAGAACTGCTTCAGTCCCTTCTGTCATCTCACCTGAGCCGACAGCGCGAAGTGAATGAGCTTCTGAGTCAGGAACCGCTTCTGGTTGGAGAAGGACAG CCATCAAGTGACAGTAGCCCAAGTGTGTCATCTAGACGAAGGGGCAGAAGCACAAGAGAAGCGCCAGATGGAGAAGAATCATCAAGGGGTTCCTCTAAACGTTCTCAGAGCCTGGTTCGCCAGGGGACGTTCAATGTAAGCGAGCAGGAGACCACAGTGGCTACCATCCATGCTACATTAGATGCACATCTCACCAGG TAA
- the LOC113823601 gene encoding IQ domain-containing protein E isoform X2, with protein MTSATRRHGSKSAVLTFKAAGPHPLLRCNSARTMRDGKNIDVGGVKPLVSRTEIHCGRTGNSRTNAGKPAYKSQEEQYQEIQELRRHLGELREENSGLKTRTRRLEEDLIRRDRQIEQLMDPAKNDEARRKLTDKGASLVSSLKLRVSRLESTLKDKEAELAKLQASAKATALNELKIEAETYYQEVVRLRNQLNVAQQHQQQQQYQPQQHHQHQQQQQQHPQQQYQKVPQQSSPQHTHAQLHLQPPTPPDGKSMNVAHWSNLRGSGRESREGMHGYRDGGDGQESPTHSLRHALTQMEEENARLGQQVAALASEKAKLTADIERVLGLSDEVKSNYEGLNRAELIREIERRHEEVTRLESQHSQLTEALARRNDLAGDSGVLLQARVSELQAREVEWERERSSMRELINTLKDDRLFYKETAQKKESELDGLRQEIQTLQQEVISLHDQNRRRNERPTPPPQRSVRGTARPTVSSASRSGSSSEANTPTRRPRTSSARPPPASTRTQRSSKSSSEPREIPPQSKSRKTPTPQTTKKPTVTKPSSRQTSSTSSPSKVTPSSLQNSAGNARPSSGSRRTTVSSASSSPKASPYASPKHTSAASRANSISASKTPTPLSSPRKTAGTASPQQKPATKTSPQHKQSGLTSPSKVPTSRASSRTSTPSSSVKSSPSKVNSANRSPSKVPLPSKTSSPIKSPAKKREESASPTRSPRTVKQDTVRESSLYATSRHLVESLSRGIAHGRGEDRHRTPLAQQQEWRMYHSSRHVVPHQHYVGSSHHTHYLGGQEEDEEILAEIIFHRETDSSGEASDPSHGMVRQRTMTLSTQDDQASQGDKEDESESASERAESSSSLIRQNTVTLSKSEESEIRDSREGSEEVEEAEAEQEEERQKSEDLKSSRDVESPVVSSQDTEIIENLELLQSLLSSHLSRQREVNELLSQEPLLVGEGQPSSDSSPSVSSRRRGRSTREAPDGEESSRGSSKRSQSLVRQGTFNVSEQETTVATIHATLDAHLTR; from the exons CTACCAGAAGACATGGCTCAAAGTCAGCTGTGTTGACCTTCAAGGCAGCAGGCCCCCATCCATTACTTAGATGCAACAGCGCTAGAACCATGCGTGACGGAAAGA ATATTGATGTAGGAGGCGTAAAGCCCCTCGTCTCCAGGACAGAAATACACTGCGGGAGAACGGGAAACTCTCGCACGAATGCTGGAAAACCTGCATATAAATCTCAA GAAGAGCAGTACCAGGAAATACAAGAACTCCGAAGACACCTTGGAGAGCTGCGGGAAGAGAACTCTGGTCTCAAGACACGTACCCGACGTCTCGAAGAAGACTTGATCCGCAGAGACCGTCAGATAGAACAGCTGATGGATCCAGCTAAG AATGACGAGGCTAGGAGAAAGTTAACGGACAAGGGAGCCTCTCTAGTGTCCAGCTTGAAGTTGAGAGTTTCACGCCTGGAATCGACACTAAAGGATAAGGAAGCTGAGCTTGCAAAGCTTCAAGCCTCAGCCAAAGCAACGGCCTTGAATGAACTGAAGATAGAGGCTGAAACTTATTACCAGGAG GTTGTAAGACTGAGGAATCAGTTGAATGTGGCTCAACAgcatcagcagcaacagcaatatcAGCCTCAGCAACATCaccagcatcaacagcagcagcagcagcaccctCAACAGCAGTACCAAAAGGTTCCCCAGCAAAGCTCTcctcagcacacacacgcacaactgcACTTGCAGCCTCCTACACCTCCTGACGGGAAGAGCATGAATGTGGCCCACTGGTCCAACCTTCGTGGCAGTGGTCGGGAGAGCAGGGAGGGCATGCACGGCTATAGGGACGGCGGTGATGGCCAGGAGTCACCCACGCACAGTTTAAGGCACGCGCTCAcccagatggaggaagagaacgcCCGCCTTGGACAGCAGGTGGCAGCCTTGGCGTCGGAGAAGGCCAAGCTCACAGCAGACATAGAGAGGGTTCTAGGGCTTTCTGATGAAGTCAAAA GCAACTATGAGGGCCTCAACCGGGCGGAATTAATACGAGAAATCGAGCGGAGGCACGAAGAGGTGACGAGGTTGGAGTCTCAGCACAGCCAACTCACAGAAGCCCTTGCGAGGAGGAACGACCTGGCAGGGGATAGCGGTGTGCTCCTTCAG GCCAGAGTATCGGAGCTCCAAGCAAGAGaggtggaatgggagagggaacgtTCAAGTATGAGGGAACTGATCAACACTCTAAAAGATGATCGGTTGTTCTACAAGGAGACTGCGCAGAAGAAAGA GTCGGAATTGGATGGTCTTCGTCAAGAAATCCAGACTCTCCAACAGGAGGTCATTTCTCTTCATGACCAAAACCGCAGACGCAATGAGCGGCCAACGCCCCCTCCTCAAAGGTCCGTGCGGGGAACAGCTAGGCCTACAGTGTCAAGTG CTTCAAGGTCAGGGTCAAGCAGTGAGGCAAACACTCCAACACGTCGTCCTCGCACGTCAAGTGCTCGACCCCCGCCGGCAAGCACACGAACACAGAGGTCATCTAAGTCATCCAGCGAACCACGAGAAATACCTCCTCAGAGCAAAAGCCGAAAAACGCCCACTCCACAGACCACAAAGAAGCCTACTGTTACCAAACCATCTTCCAGACAGACCTCAAGTACTTCGTCTCCATCAAAGGTTACACCAAGCAGTTTGCAGAACTCTGCTGGCAATGCGAGACCTAGCAGTGGTAGCAGGAGGACAACAGTATCATCAGCAAGTTCCTCTCCCAAAGCCAGCCCTTATGCTTCACCCAAACACACTTCTGCAGCTAGCCGTGCAAACTCCATATCAGCCTCAAAGACTCCCACCCCACTGAGTTCACCTCGCAAGACTGCAGGAACTGCATCACCTCAGCAGAAACCTGCGACCAAAACATCCCCTCAGCACAAGCAGTCAGGATTGACCTCACCCTCGAAAGTGCCCACCTCACGTGCCTCCTCTAGAACAAGTACCCCATCCTCCTCGGTCAAATCCTCCCCCTCCAAAGTAAACTCTGCTAATCGCTCACCCTCAAAAGTCCCCCTACCCAGCAAAACCAGCAGCCCAATCAAATCACCagcgaaaaagagggaagaaagtgcAAGTCCGACAAGAAGCCCAAGAACAGTGAAACAGGACACTGTCAGAGAATCCTCTTTG TATGCTACTTCTCGGCATCTGGTAGAATCCCTATCCCGAGGCATAGCTCATGGTAGGGGAGAAGATAGGCACCGCACTCCCCTGGCACAGCAGCAAGAGTGGCGCATGTACCACTCCTCCAGGCACGTTGTTCCTCACCAGCACTACGTTGGGAGCTCGCACCACACGCACTATCTTGGCGGacag gaggaagatgaggaaatcCTGGCAGAGATCATTTTCCACCGGGAGACTGACAGCAGCGGAGAGGCCTCTGATCCCTCCCACGGCATGGTACGACAACGAACAATGACCCTTAGCACCCAGGATGACCAAGCTTCTCAGGGTGACAAGGAAGACGAATCAGAATCAGCATCTGAACGCGCAGAGAGTAGCAGCTCCCTCATCAGGCAAAACACAGTTACCCTTAGCAAGTCAGAGGAGAGTGAGATTAGAGATTCAAGAGAAGGTAGCGAGGAAGTAGAGGAAGCGGAAGccgagcaggaggaagaaaggcagaaaagcGAAGACCTTAAGAGTTCAAGAGATGTAGAGAGTCCAGTTGTATCATCACAGGATACAGAG ATTATCGAGAACCTAGAACTGCTTCAGTCCCTTCTGTCATCTCACCTGAGCCGACAGCGCGAAGTGAATGAGCTTCTGAGTCAGGAACCGCTTCTGGTTGGAGAAGGACAG CCATCAAGTGACAGTAGCCCAAGTGTGTCATCTAGACGAAGGGGCAGAAGCACAAGAGAAGCGCCAGATGGAGAAGAATCATCAAGGGGTTCCTCTAAACGTTCTCAGAGCCTGGTTCGCCAGGGGACGTTCAATGTAAGCGAGCAGGAGACCACAGTGGCTACCATCCATGCTACATTAGATGCACATCTCACCAGG TAA
- the LOC113823601 gene encoding IQ domain-containing protein E isoform X8, with amino-acid sequence MTSATRRHGSKSAVLTFKAAGPHPLLRCNSARTMRDGKNIDVGGVKPLVSRTEIHCGRTGNSRTNAGKPAYKSQEEQYQEIQELRRHLGELREENSGLKTRTRRLEEDLIRRDRQIEQLMDPAKNDEARRKLTDKGASLVSSLKLRVSRLESTLKDKEAELAKLQASAKATALNELKIEAETYYQEVVRLRNQLNVAQQHQQQQQYQPQQHHQHQQQQQQHPQQQYQKVPQQSSPQHTHAQLHLQPPTPPDGKSMNVAHWSNLRGSGRESREGMHGYRDGGDGQESPTHSLRHALTQMEEENARLGQQVAALASEKAKLTADIERVLGLSDEVKSNYEGLNRAELIREIERRHEEVTRLESQHSQLTEALARRNDLAGDSGVLLQARVSELQAREVEWERERSSMRELINTLKDDRLFYKETAQKKESELDGLRQEIQTLQQEVISLHDQNRRRNERPTPPPQRSVRGTARPTVSSASRSGSSSEANTPTRRPRTSSARPPPASTRTQRSSKSSSEPREIPPQSKSRKTPTPQTTKKPTVTKPSSRQTSSTSSPSKVTPSSLQNSAGNARPSSGSRRTTVSSASSSPKASPYASPKHTSAASRANSISASKTPTPLSSPRKTAGTASPQQKPATKTSPQHKQSGLTSPSKVPTSRASSRTSTPSSSVKSSPSKVNSANRSPSKVPLPSKTSSPIKSPAKKREESASPTRSPRTVKQDTVRESSLEEDEEILAEIIFHRETDSSGEASDPSHGMVRQRTMTLSTQDDQASQGDKEDESESASERAESSSSLIRQNTVTLSKSEESEIRDSREGSEEVEEAEAEQEEERQKSEDLKSSRDVESPVVSSQDTEIIENLELLQSLLSSHLSRQREVNELLSQEPLLVGEGQPSSDSSPSVSSRRRGRSTREAPDGEESSRGSSKRSQSLVRQGTFNVSEQETTVATIHATLDAHLTR; translated from the exons CTACCAGAAGACATGGCTCAAAGTCAGCTGTGTTGACCTTCAAGGCAGCAGGCCCCCATCCATTACTTAGATGCAACAGCGCTAGAACCATGCGTGACGGAAAGA ATATTGATGTAGGAGGCGTAAAGCCCCTCGTCTCCAGGACAGAAATACACTGCGGGAGAACGGGAAACTCTCGCACGAATGCTGGAAAACCTGCATATAAATCTCAA GAAGAGCAGTACCAGGAAATACAAGAACTCCGAAGACACCTTGGAGAGCTGCGGGAAGAGAACTCTGGTCTCAAGACACGTACCCGACGTCTCGAAGAAGACTTGATCCGCAGAGACCGTCAGATAGAACAGCTGATGGATCCAGCTAAG AATGACGAGGCTAGGAGAAAGTTAACGGACAAGGGAGCCTCTCTAGTGTCCAGCTTGAAGTTGAGAGTTTCACGCCTGGAATCGACACTAAAGGATAAGGAAGCTGAGCTTGCAAAGCTTCAAGCCTCAGCCAAAGCAACGGCCTTGAATGAACTGAAGATAGAGGCTGAAACTTATTACCAGGAG GTTGTAAGACTGAGGAATCAGTTGAATGTGGCTCAACAgcatcagcagcaacagcaatatcAGCCTCAGCAACATCaccagcatcaacagcagcagcagcagcaccctCAACAGCAGTACCAAAAGGTTCCCCAGCAAAGCTCTcctcagcacacacacgcacaactgcACTTGCAGCCTCCTACACCTCCTGACGGGAAGAGCATGAATGTGGCCCACTGGTCCAACCTTCGTGGCAGTGGTCGGGAGAGCAGGGAGGGCATGCACGGCTATAGGGACGGCGGTGATGGCCAGGAGTCACCCACGCACAGTTTAAGGCACGCGCTCAcccagatggaggaagagaacgcCCGCCTTGGACAGCAGGTGGCAGCCTTGGCGTCGGAGAAGGCCAAGCTCACAGCAGACATAGAGAGGGTTCTAGGGCTTTCTGATGAAGTCAAAA GCAACTATGAGGGCCTCAACCGGGCGGAATTAATACGAGAAATCGAGCGGAGGCACGAAGAGGTGACGAGGTTGGAGTCTCAGCACAGCCAACTCACAGAAGCCCTTGCGAGGAGGAACGACCTGGCAGGGGATAGCGGTGTGCTCCTTCAG GCCAGAGTATCGGAGCTCCAAGCAAGAGaggtggaatgggagagggaacgtTCAAGTATGAGGGAACTGATCAACACTCTAAAAGATGATCGGTTGTTCTACAAGGAGACTGCGCAGAAGAAAGA GTCGGAATTGGATGGTCTTCGTCAAGAAATCCAGACTCTCCAACAGGAGGTCATTTCTCTTCATGACCAAAACCGCAGACGCAATGAGCGGCCAACGCCCCCTCCTCAAAGGTCCGTGCGGGGAACAGCTAGGCCTACAGTGTCAAGTG CTTCAAGGTCAGGGTCAAGCAGTGAGGCAAACACTCCAACACGTCGTCCTCGCACGTCAAGTGCTCGACCCCCGCCGGCAAGCACACGAACACAGAGGTCATCTAAGTCATCCAGCGAACCACGAGAAATACCTCCTCAGAGCAAAAGCCGAAAAACGCCCACTCCACAGACCACAAAGAAGCCTACTGTTACCAAACCATCTTCCAGACAGACCTCAAGTACTTCGTCTCCATCAAAGGTTACACCAAGCAGTTTGCAGAACTCTGCTGGCAATGCGAGACCTAGCAGTGGTAGCAGGAGGACAACAGTATCATCAGCAAGTTCCTCTCCCAAAGCCAGCCCTTATGCTTCACCCAAACACACTTCTGCAGCTAGCCGTGCAAACTCCATATCAGCCTCAAAGACTCCCACCCCACTGAGTTCACCTCGCAAGACTGCAGGAACTGCATCACCTCAGCAGAAACCTGCGACCAAAACATCCCCTCAGCACAAGCAGTCAGGATTGACCTCACCCTCGAAAGTGCCCACCTCACGTGCCTCCTCTAGAACAAGTACCCCATCCTCCTCGGTCAAATCCTCCCCCTCCAAAGTAAACTCTGCTAATCGCTCACCCTCAAAAGTCCCCCTACCCAGCAAAACCAGCAGCCCAATCAAATCACCagcgaaaaagagggaagaaagtgcAAGTCCGACAAGAAGCCCAAGAACAGTGAAACAGGACACTGTCAGAGAATCCTCTTTG gaggaagatgaggaaatcCTGGCAGAGATCATTTTCCACCGGGAGACTGACAGCAGCGGAGAGGCCTCTGATCCCTCCCACGGCATGGTACGACAACGAACAATGACCCTTAGCACCCAGGATGACCAAGCTTCTCAGGGTGACAAGGAAGACGAATCAGAATCAGCATCTGAACGCGCAGAGAGTAGCAGCTCCCTCATCAGGCAAAACACAGTTACCCTTAGCAAGTCAGAGGAGAGTGAGATTAGAGATTCAAGAGAAGGTAGCGAGGAAGTAGAGGAAGCGGAAGccgagcaggaggaagaaaggcagaaaagcGAAGACCTTAAGAGTTCAAGAGATGTAGAGAGTCCAGTTGTATCATCACAGGATACAGAG ATTATCGAGAACCTAGAACTGCTTCAGTCCCTTCTGTCATCTCACCTGAGCCGACAGCGCGAAGTGAATGAGCTTCTGAGTCAGGAACCGCTTCTGGTTGGAGAAGGACAG CCATCAAGTGACAGTAGCCCAAGTGTGTCATCTAGACGAAGGGGCAGAAGCACAAGAGAAGCGCCAGATGGAGAAGAATCATCAAGGGGTTCCTCTAAACGTTCTCAGAGCCTGGTTCGCCAGGGGACGTTCAATGTAAGCGAGCAGGAGACCACAGTGGCTACCATCCATGCTACATTAGATGCACATCTCACCAGG TAA